A region of Lycium barbarum isolate Lr01 chromosome 1, ASM1917538v2, whole genome shotgun sequence DNA encodes the following proteins:
- the LOC132606553 gene encoding uncharacterized protein LOC132606553: MGSIGIRVEMENRWDFVSADPSTITEDCWVVGEEAINEVVNCVHPTLDTEEKRKDVIDYVQRLIKCSLGCQVFSYGSVPLKTYLPDGDIDLTVFGSPIIEETLAREVLAVLQEEELKENTEYDVKDPQFIDAEVKLVKCIVQNTVIDISCNQLGGLCTLCFLEQVDRLVGKNHLFKRSIILIKAWCYYESRVLGAHHGLISTYALETLVLYIFQLFHSSLDGPLAVLYSFLDYYSKFDWDNYCISLNGPVCKSSLPDIFVEMPDYISNDLLLSEEFLRNSMEMFSVPSRGLETDTRPFQQKHLNIIDPLKENNNLGRSVNRGNFYRIIRAFKYGARKLGDILLSPSDHVADEIKKFFANTIERHRHNHVAALQHTSPIFGDEDTCSDEFYANSGILLKSSDGDFENDSLRKAFKSISNELVSNSMNGVSSDMLSENGSISDANDPSAYVPLNLDLANGTYDCCFNGSSTSSLSWKHYYAPPFHFNKSCVENGNPGPENSCQSGLSDSGLWVETTGSIYQSGTDYSEDIWSGGSEISSPKTSILESVTLDIGERDASTAGDIEVMINPLVDLSGDYDSHIRSLLYGQCCFGFALSAPVLNSPSSPPPSRNTKFWDTVRQSMPLRQNSFLQTNENGMLVGPTAQPSANSRPSTATLGSEEKEMAQGTGTYFMNTEYHQERRCKGRTRSRAPGSYGQLHLHSGTHSYGSIASSDANQSEKCSEISAVKSPVQGREKLAISSQSDKLLEDSHANAFSNSSCRIEFGSLGNLSEDVLSCTSRDVLLIPSVPKKVQVSKPARSEQERAAEHSLLLKNEDEFPPLSL; encoded by the exons ATGGGTTCTATTGGAATTCGGGTTGAAATGGAGAACCGTTGGGATTTTGTAAGTGCTGATCCATCAACAATAACAGAGGATTGTTGGGTTGTGGGTGAAGAAGCtataaatgaagttgttaattgTGTTCATCCAACTCTTGATACTGAAGAAAAAAGGAAAGATGTTATTGATTATGTTCAAAGACTTATCAAATGTTCTCTTGGTTGTCAG GTTTTCTCATATGGATCAGTGCCACTGAAGACCTACCTTCCTGATGGTGACATTGATTTGACTGTTTTTGGCAGTCCTATTATTGAAGAAACATTGGCCCGTGAAGTTCTCGCTGTTCTGCAGGAAGAAGAGCTAAAGGAAAATACTGAGTATGATGTCAAGGATCCCCAATTTATTGATGCTGAG GTTAAGCTCGTGAAATGTATAGTACAAAATACTGTGATAGATATATCCTGTAATCAGTTAGGAGGACTTTGCACACTTTGTTTCCTCGAGCAG GTAGATCGCCTTGTTGGTAAAAATCATCTCTTCAAACGTAGCATTATATTGATAAAGGCTTGGTGCTATTATGAAAGTCGTGTTCTTGGTGCACATCATGGTCTGATCTCCACATATGCTTTGGAAACACTGGTCTTATATATATTCCAGCTGTTCCATTCATCGTTAGATGGTCCTCTAGCG GTTCTCTATAGCTTTTTGGATTACTATAGCAAATTTGATTGGGACAACTATTGTATCAGTTTGAATGGTCCAGTATGCAAATCATCCCTTCCGGATATATTTG TTGAGATGCCAGATTATATAAGCAACGATTTATTGCTTAGTGAGGAGTTTTTAAGGAACAGTATGGAAATGTTCTCAGTTCCATCCAGGGGTCTTGAGACAGACACACGACCATTTCAACAAAAGCATCTAAATATAATTGACCCCTTGAAGGAAAATAATAACCTTGGGCGTAGTGTCAACAGAG GTAATTTCTATCGAATAATAAGAGCTTTCAAGTATGGGGCCCGCAAGCTCGGCGACATTCTTTTGTCCCCATCTGACCATGTTGCCGATGAGATCAAGAAGTTCTTTGCAAACACTATTGAGAGGCATAGACACAATCATGTGGCTGCTTTACAACATACCAGCCCAATTTTTGGTGATGAAGACACATGTTCTGATGAATTTTATGCCAATTCTGGAATTCTTCTGAAATCATCAGATGGTGATTTTGAGAATGATAGCCTGAGAAAGGCATTTAAATCAATATCAAATGAGTTGGTGAGTAATTCAATGAATGGAGTTTCTTCAGATATGCTGTCAGAAAATGGCTCCATTTCAGATGCAAATGATCCTTCAGCTTATGTACCTCTAAATCTCGATCTTGCAAATGGCACATATGACTGCTGTTTTAATGGCAGCTCCACGAGTTCTCTTTCTTGGAAGCATTACTATGCGCCTCCATTTCATTTCAATAAATCATGTGTTGAAAATGGGAACCCAGGGCCCGAGAATTCGTGCCAAAGTGGCCTATCTGATTCTGGTTTGTGGGTAGAAACCACAGGCAGCATATACCAATCAGGTACAGATTATAGTGAGGACATCTGGTCTGGTGGTTCAGAAATCTCAAGTCCAAAGACCAGTATTTTAGAAAGTGTAACTCTCGATATAGGGGAAAGGGATGCGAGCACAGCTGGAGATATTGAAGTTATGATCAATCCGTTGGTGGACTTAAGTGGGGACTATGACAGCCATATACGGAGTTTGCTCTATGGCCAGTGTTGCTTTGGGTTTGCTCTGTCAGCACCGGTACTTAATAGTCCATCATCACCACCTCCATCTCGAAACACAAAATTTTGGGATACTGTCCGACAATCAATGCCACTTAGACAGAACTCATTTCTGCAAACAAATGAAAACGGTATGCTTGTGGGACCAACCGCTCAACCTTCTGCCAATTCTCGACCATCTACTGCTACTTTAGGTTCTGAAGAGAAAGAAATGGCACAAGGAACTGGAACCTACTTCATGAATACG GAATATCACCAGGAGAGACGTTGTAAAGGACGGACTAGGAGTAGGGCACCAGGAAGTTATGGTCAGTTGCATTTGCATAGCGGGACCCATAGTTACGGGTCCATTGCTTCTTCTGATGCAAATCAGTCAGAAAAGTGTTCAGAGATTTCAGCTGTAAAATCTCCCGTTCAAGGTCGTGAGAAGTTAGCCATATCTAGCCAATCTGATAAGCTCCTCGAAGATTCTCATGCCAATGCTTTCTCGAATTCGTCATGTAGAATTGAATTTGGATCTCTAGGGAATCTCTCTGAGGATGTGCTTTCATGCACTTCTCGTGATGTGCTCCTGATTCCAAGTGTCCCGAAAAAAGTGCAGGTTTCAAAACCTGCACGTAGTGAACAAGAAAG GGCTGCAGAGCATTCGTTGCTGCTAAAGAACGAGGATGAGTTCCCTCCTCTGTCATTGTGA